TCCTTACAAGCTTGGTACAAATGGTGGTGGAGCGTTTTTACTCATCTACATCTTTTTCGTAGCGCTTTTTTCTTACGTTGGTTTAAGCGCTGAGTATGCGATCGGCAGACGCGCAAAGACTGGCACACTAGGATCATATAAATTTGCTTGGCAGAGTAGAAATTTAGGCGTCATCGGCAGTATCGTCGGCTGGCTCCCACTTGCTGGCTCGCTTTGCATAGCCATCGGCTACGCTGTCATCATCGCTTACGTGCTAAAAGCCCTTACACAGGCACTTACTGGCTCATTTATGAGCGTTGATACAAATGTTTGGTTTAACTCATTTGCACTTCATGAGTACTCGGTCCTGCCATATCACTTTATAGTCATCGTTGGCACGCTTCTTACGCTATTTTTTGGAGCAAAAAGCATCGAAAAGACTAATAAAATCATGATGCCACTATTTTTCGTGTTATTTGCCATTTTGGCTATAAATGTCGCGATGCTTCCAAACGCATTTGAGGGGTATAAATTTCTATTTATCCCTGATTTTAGCAAGCTTGAAGATCCGATGGTGTGGGTCACAGCGATGGGTCAAGCCTTTTTCTCGCTCTCTATCACGGGATCAGGCATGATAGTTTATGGAGCATATCTTTCAAAGAACGAAGACGTCGTTGCAAGTGCAAAAACTACGGCATTTTTTGACACGCTTGCAGCCCTTGTGGCAGCGCTTGTCATGATCCCAGCGGTCTTTGCCTACGCTATGGATCCAGCTGAGGGGCCAAAGCTACTTTTCGTAACGCTTCCTAAAATTTTGCAAAATATGATCGGCGGTCAAATTTTTGCGATCATACTATTTACCGCAGTCATCTTTGGCGGTATCACTTCGCTTCAAAATATGTTTGAGGTGGTCGCTGAGTCACTCATGCATAAATTCCCACGCCTTAGTAGATTTTGGGTGCTTGTGCTACTTTGCGTGGTTTGCTTTGGCTTTGGAGCGTTTATGGAGCCTATTAGCAGTTGGGGACCTTGGATGGATTTTGTCTCTATCTACATCATCCCGATCGGCGCAGTCATAGGCGCAATATCTTGGTTTTGGATCATCAAAAAAGATGAAATTTTAGACGAGGTAAATTCAGGAGCAAATAAAACTTACGGCTCATTTTGGTACTTTGTGGGTAAATTTATCTATGTACCAATAGCCTTTTTACTCTGCATCATCGCCATTAGCAAGGGAATTTCTTTTTAACTTAGCCCATCAAAAGACGAGCTAAGTCTAAATTTGAAGTTATTTTAGCTTTTTAGAGCCGATGTAAGTAGCAAAGACCTCTTGTGAGCCATCTTTTTTAAAGAGTATGACGTCGTATTGCTCGGCTTTGCCGCCTTGCTCCATACCCTGACTCTCCATCGGCATGCCAGGCACTGCGATACCAACGGCATCTTTTGGTTTAAGCTCCAGCAGGCGCTTGACCTCATCAGCTGGCACGTGACCCTCGATGACGTAGCCATCAACGATAGCTGTGTGGCAGCTTGAAAGCTCTAGTGGCACGTGAAATTCTTTTTTGACCTTGACCAAGTCATCTACTTTTATGGTCTCTTCGCTAAAGCCAGCCTTTTGCATAGCACTCGCCCAGTTGCCACAACAACCGCAAGTTGGGCTTTTATAGACCTTCATATCGGCCGCAAGTGCTAAGGTCGCACAAAGGCTAAGAGCTAAAAATGCAAATTTCTTCATCATTTTCCTTTACGTTAAAATTTGCAAAATGATATAGCTTGGGTTTAAATTTTATATAAATGCTTAAAGCTTGCCTGCTATAATTGCCAAAATTTACAAAAGGCATTTTATGTTTTCATCATTTTTCAAAGACAAAAAATGGGCGCTTTGGGCTTACGGCGGAGCGATATTTATCATCTTGCTGCTTGTCTATCAAACGCACCTAAACGTCCGCATTAACGAGTGGTATAAAAATTTCTACGACATCATGCAAAACTCAAAAGATCACAATGTAGATGAGTTTTGGCAAGGGATATTAAATTTCTTAAAGATCGCCATGCCTTATGTCGTGACCTATACGGTGATATCGTTCTTTGCGAGCCACTGGGTCTTTCGCTGGAGGGAGGCGATGACCTTTAAATACCTCAAATTTTGGCGAAACTGCCAAAACGACATCGAGGGCAGCTCGCAGCGTATCCAAGAGGACGTTTATCGCTTTGCTAAGATCATGGAGAGCCTTGGCGTGCAGGTTTTAAAGGCATTTATGACGCTGATTGCCTTTATACCAGTGCTTTGGGAGCTAAGCAAAAGCGTGAGCCTACCTTTCATCAAGGACATCGAGGGCTCGCTAGTTTATATCGCACTACTAATTAGCGTCGG
Above is a window of Campylobacter concisus DNA encoding:
- a CDS encoding putative transporter; the protein is MFSSFFKDKKWALWAYGGAIFIILLLVYQTHLNVRINEWYKNFYDIMQNSKDHNVDEFWQGILNFLKIAMPYVVTYTVISFFASHWVFRWREAMTFKYLKFWRNCQNDIEGSSQRIQEDVYRFAKIMESLGVQVLKAFMTLIAFIPVLWELSKSVSLPFIKDIEGSLVYIALLISVGGLIVSWFVGIKLPHLEYNNQKAEAAFRKELVYGEDDKLKFCQPNVMLELFTGVKLNYYKLFLHYGYFNLWLVSFSQILVIVPYIIMGNGLFSGVITLGVLVQASNAFSQVRESFSVFIDNWTTITELRSVNKRLREFERNIDYKA
- a CDS encoding sodium-dependent transporter — translated: MSKKNFSSRWAFILASVGSAVGMANVWGFPYKLGTNGGGAFLLIYIFFVALFSYVGLSAEYAIGRRAKTGTLGSYKFAWQSRNLGVIGSIVGWLPLAGSLCIAIGYAVIIAYVLKALTQALTGSFMSVDTNVWFNSFALHEYSVLPYHFIVIVGTLLTLFFGAKSIEKTNKIMMPLFFVLFAILAINVAMLPNAFEGYKFLFIPDFSKLEDPMVWVTAMGQAFFSLSITGSGMIVYGAYLSKNEDVVASAKTTAFFDTLAALVAALVMIPAVFAYAMDPAEGPKLLFVTLPKILQNMIGGQIFAIILFTAVIFGGITSLQNMFEVVAESLMHKFPRLSRFWVLVLLCVVCFGFGAFMEPISSWGPWMDFVSIYIIPIGAVIGAISWFWIIKKDEILDEVNSGANKTYGSFWYFVGKFIYVPIAFLLCIIAISKGISF
- a CDS encoding DUF411 domain-containing protein, yielding MKKFAFLALSLCATLALAADMKVYKSPTCGCCGNWASAMQKAGFSEETIKVDDLVKVKKEFHVPLELSSCHTAIVDGYVIEGHVPADEVKRLLELKPKDAVGIAVPGMPMESQGMEQGGKAEQYDVILFKKDGSQEVFATYIGSKKLK